Sequence from the Nocardia brasiliensis genome:
CGTAGTCCAGCGTCGGCTCGAAGCAGGCCGGCGTTTCCTTGGTGATGTCGTTGACGATCTCGTCGAGGGTGTAGCCGATCGCCAGCTTGGCGGCGATCTTGGCGATCGGGAAGCCCGTCGCCTTGGAGGCCAGCGCCGACGAGCGCGAGACGCGCGGGTTCATCTCGATGACGATCAGGCGGCCGTCGGCGGGATTCACCGCGAACTGGATGTTGCAACCGCCGGTGTCGACGCCGACCTCGCGCAGGATCGCGATGCCGAGGTCGCGCAGCTTCTGATACTCGCGGTCGGTGAGCGTCATGGCCGGGGCGACGGTCATCGAGTCACCGGTGTGCACGCCCATCGGGTCCACGTTCTCAATCGAGCAGACCACCACGACGTTGTCGCGGCCGTCGCGCATCAGCTCGAGCTCGTATTCCTTCCAGCCCAGGATGGATTCCTCGATGAGCACGTTCGCGGTCGGCGAGGCGGCCAGACCGCCGCCGGCGATCCGGTCGAGGTCGTCGTGGTCGTAGGCCATGCCGGACCCGAGGCCGCCCATGGTGAACGAGGGCCGCACCACCACGGGGAAGCCGAGCTCGGCGACCGTCTCGCGCACCTCGTCCATCGTGAAACACACACGGGAGCGGGCACTCTCGCCGCCGACCTTGGCGACGATGTCCTTGAACTTCTGCCGGTCCTCACCGCGCTGGATGGCTTCGAAGTCGGCACCGATCAGCTCGACGTTGTACTTCTCCAGCACCCCGTTCTCGTGCAGCGCGACCGCGGTGTTCAGCGCGGTCTGTCCGCCGAGGGTGGCCAGGATGGCGTCCGGGCGCTCCTTGGCGATGACCTTCTCGACGTACTCCGCGGTGATCGGCTCCACGTAGGTGGAGTCGGCGAACTCGGGGTCGGTCATGATGGTCGCCGGGTTGGAGTTCACCAGCGACACGCGCAGGCCCTCAGCGCGCAGCACCCGGCAGGCCTGGGTGCCCGAGTAGTCGAACTCGCAGGCCTGACCGATCACGATCGGGCCGGAGCCGATGACCAGGATGTGTTCGAGGTCGGTACGACGTGGCATCAGATTCCCTTCCGCTGCGCGGCCGGGCCGCCTGCCATGAGACCGGCGAACCGGTCGAAGAGGTACGCGGCGTCGTGCGGGCCCGCGGCGGCCTCCGGGTGGTACTGCACGGAGAACGCGCGGCCGTCGACCAGCCGCACGCCCTCGACGGTGCCGTCGTTGGCGCAGACGTGACTCACCTCGGCCTTGCCGAACGGGGTGTCGAACCGCTCGCCCTGCTCGCCCTCCAGCGCGAACCCGTGATTCTGCGCGGTGATCGAAATGCGACCGGTCTCGTGCTCGACGACCGGGATGTTGATGCCGCGGTGGCCGAACTTCATCTTGTAGGTCTTGCGGCCGAGCGCGCGACCCAGGATCTGATTGCCGAAGCAGATGCCGAACAGTGGCAGCCCGCGCTCGAGCACGCCCTTGGTCAGCGCGACCGCGCCGTCCTGGGTGGCCGGGTCGCCGGGGCCGTTGGACAGGAACACCCCGTCCGGGTTCAGGTCGAGGATCTGCTCGAGCGGCGCGTTCGACGGCACCACGTGCACCCGCATGCCGCGCTCGGCGAACATGCGCGGGGTGTTGGTCTTGATGCCGAGATCGACCGCGACCACGGTGAAGCGGCGTTCGCCGGTCGGCTCGATGGTGTACACCGCGTCCGTGCTCACCTCCTCGGCCAGATCGGCGCCGAGCATCGACGGCTGCCCGGTCACCCGGGCCAGCAGCTCGTCTGCGCCGGCCAGGGCCGGTCCGGAGAAGATGCCCGCCTTCATCGAACCGCGGGTGCGCAGGTGCCGCACCAGCGCGCGGGTGTCGACGCCCGCGATGCCGACGACGTCCTGGCGCCGCATCGCCTCGGGCAGCGTGGTGGTGGCGCGCCAGTTGGACGCGCGCCGCGCGGGATCGCGCACCACGTAACCGGCGACCCAGATCTTGCCGGACTCGTCGTCCTCGTCGTTCCAGCCGGTGTTGCCGATCTGCGGTGCCGCGGCGACCACGATCTGGCGGTGGTAGCTGGGGTCGGTGAGGGTCTCCTGATAGCCGGTCATCGCGGTGCAGAACACCGCTTCACCGAGCGTCTCACCCACGGCGCCGTAGGCCGAGCCGCGGAATACCCGGCCGTCCTCGAGCACCAGCGCAGCGTCTTGCGCCGTCATTCGTCGTCTCCCGTCGTCGTGCTGGTCCGGTCGGCAGGCAGGCCCCGCGTCCAAGCCGGGTACACCGACTTGTCGTCACCCCGGAAACCGGTATCGATCTCGGTTCCGGTGGGCAGCTGCCAGCGAACGACCAGCACACCATCCTTTGTCATTACTTTCCCCGCGTGCCCGCGCTCGGTGCGCACCGCCGTGATCGACTCCTGCGGAATCCAGATCACGGTCGCGCCGTCACGTTCGAGCAGAATCCCCCGTTCGAACCGGGTCAGCTCCGCGGTGGCGCGAAAACCCAGGTCCCCCACCGTGATCCGGTCCTGCCAGCTCGGCGCGATGGTGCTGCCGAGATAGACGCCGGTGGTCGGCTCGAGCACCTGTGCGCCGAGATCGGCGGGCACGGTGGGCAGTTCACCGATCCGGTCCTGCTGGCGCGTCGCCCGGTTCTGCCAGCCTCGATACATCAACCAGACGCACAAAGCGAACAGCGCGAGCAGGCCGATCACCCACAGCGTTCTTTCCACTTACGGACCTCCTGTGCCTGATTTGCGGCACTCACGGTGCCCTGCGTGGGCCCGCCCGTCACCCACCGCCGCCCTCAACGGCCGGCCTTCGGCCGACCGCGCTGATCCTGCGCTACCGCCTCCGGGCCCGCCGCTCGCGCCGCGGCGCCCAGCGGTGTCGCCTTGCCCTCGCGGGCGGTTACCCGTCCCCTGAGCAACGTCGTTGTCACTCGAGCCGGAAACGTCATGTCCTCGAACGGGGTGTTGTTCGAGATGCTGGCGAGCTCCTTCGCGCGCACCGTCCAGGTGGCGTCCGGGTCGACCAGCGTCAGGTTCGCCGGCTCGCCGACCTCGATCGGCCTGCCGTGCTCGTCGAGCCCGACGATCGCGGCGGGCCGCTCGCTCATCACCCGCGCCACGCCCCGCCAGTCCAGCAGGCCGGGCTCGACCATGGTCTGCACGATGATCGACAGCGCGGTCTCCAGGCCGAGCATGCCCGGCCGGGCGGCAGCGAACTCGCAGCACTTGTCCTGTTCGGCGTGCGGCGCGTGATCGGTGGCGACACAGTCGAGCACGCCGTCGGCCAGCGCCTGGCGCAGCGCGGCGGCGTCTGAGGCCTCGCGCAGCGGCGGATTGACCTTGTTGACCGCGTCGTAGGTCTCCAGCCGCGAGTCGTCCAGCAGCAGATGATGCGGGGTGACCTCGGCGGTGATCGAGATACCTTGCGCCTTGGCCCATTTCACCAGCTCGACGGTGCCCGCGGTGGAGGCGTGGCAGATGTGCACGCGCGCACCGGCGTCACGGGCCAGCAGCGCGTCGCGGGCCACGATCGACTCCTCGGCGGCCCGCGGCCAGCCGGCCAGGCCGAGCCGCGCCGCGGTCGGGCCCTCGTGCGCGATCGCGCCGACGGTGAGCCGGGGCTCCTCGGCATGCTGGGCGATCAGCACGCCGAGCGTGTTCGCGTACTCCAGCGCGCGCCGCATCAGCAGCGGGTCGTAGACGCAGTGCCCGTCGTCGGAGAACATCCGCACCGCGCCGACACCCGCGGCCATGGTGCCCATTTCGGCGAGTTGCTTGCCTTCGAGTCCGACCGTGACCGCACCCACCGGGTACACGTCGACCAGGCCGACCTCCTGCCCGCGCCGCCACACGTGATCGGTGACCACCACCGAGTCGGCGACCGGATTGGTGTTGGCCATCGCGAACACCGCGGTGTAGCCGCCCAATGCGGCCGCGGCGGAACCGGACTCGATCGTCTCGGTGTCCTCGCGGCCGGGCTCGCGCAGATGCGTGTGCAGATCCACGAAGCCGGGCAGCAGGATCTGGCCCGCGGCCTCGATGATCTCGACGTCGGCGCGCACCGCCAGGTCGGCGTCGATCGCGGCGATCACCCCGTCGCGCACCAGCACATCCACCGGCTCGCCCTCGCCGTAGACCCGCGCTCCCCTGATCAGCAATTCACTCATGACGCCTTCGCTATCGGTCCTCACGCGATCGCCTCCTGGGTGCCGACCAGCAGCCGGAACAGGACGGCCATCCGCATGTGCACTCCGTTGGTCACCTGCTGCAAAATCGCGGACTTCGGCGAATCCGCCACCGGCGACGCGATTTCCATGCCGCGCAACATCGGTCCCGGATGCAGTACCACCGCGTGCTCGTCCAGCAGCGCCATCCTGCGCTCGGACAATCCGTAATTGATCGAGTATTCGCGGGCCGACGGGAAGAACCCGCCGTTCATCCGCTCCGCCTGCACCCGAAGCATGAGAACCGCGTCCGCGCCGGGCAATTCGGCGTCGAGCGCGTGCGCGATCCGCGCGGGCCAGGTATCGACGCCCACCGGAAGCAGCGTGCGCGGCGCGACCAGCACCACCTCGGCGCCAAGGGTGTTGAGCAGGAAGACATTCGAGCGCGCCACCCGGCTGTGCAGGATATCGCCGACGATGACGACCCGTTTGCCCTCGATATCGCCGAGCCGCTGCCGCAGGGTGAGCGCGTCCAGCAGGGCCTGCGTCGGATGCTGGTGCGTGCCGTCACCCGCGTTGATGATCGCCGGGCCCGAGGTGCGGCCCGACTGCACGGCCCAGGCGTCCATCCAGCGCGCGATCTGGTGTGCCGCACCGGAAGCCGGATGCCGCACGATCAGCGCGTCGGCGCCCGCCGCGTGCAAGGTGAGCGCGGTGTCACGCAGGGACTCGCCCTTGGACACCGAAGAACTGCTGGCGCTGACATTGATCACATCGGCGCTCATCCACTTGCCCGCCACCTCGAACGACACCCTGGTGCGCGTGGAGTTCTCGTAGAACACCGTCATCACCGTGCGCCCGCGCAAGGTCGGCAGCTTGTGCACCTCACGACCGAGCAACGCCTGCTCGAACCGTTCGGCCTCGTCGAGCAGGGCGGTCGCGCCGGCCCGATCCAAATCCGTGACCGTCAAAAGGTGCCTCACGACTCCACCTCGCTGACGCTCGGTTCCGTCGCGAGCCATACGGCCGCTGTGCTGATGGTTCCCTCGCTACGCTCGCTCACGACTCAACCTCCTGCCGCAGATAAACCCCGTCCCGCCCGTCGTGTTCGGTGAGCAGGACCGAGATGTCCTCGGTGCGGGAGGTGGGCACGTTCTTGCCCACGTAGTCGGCGCGGATCGGCAGTTCGCGGTGGCCGCGGTCGATGAGTACCGCGAGTTGCACGGCGCGGGGACGGCCGAGGTCGCGCAGCCCGTCCAGGGCCGAGCGCACGGTGCGGCCGGAGAACAGCACGTCGTCGACGAGCACGACCAGCGTGTCCTCGATGCCGCCCTCGGGCACCGAGGTGCGCTCCAGCGGCCGGTGCGGCCGGGTGCGCAGATCGTCGCGATAGAGGGTGATGTCGAGCGAGCCGAGCGCGGGGCGCACGCCGGAGAATTCCTCGATCTTGTCCGTGAGCCGCGCGGCCAGCGAGGTGCCCCTGGTGGGAATGCCGATCAGCACCACGCGCGGGGCGTCCGCGGCGGCCGCGTCCAGAGCGGTCTTCTCGATGATCTGATGCGCGATCCGCGCGATGGTCCGACTGACATCGGAAGCCGACAACAGCTCCCGTCCTGCCCCCACCCATTCCGGGGTGTGTCGCTGCGATGTCTCGGCAGCGCCGGACTCGGCGGCCCGATCTTCGGGCACAGCCATGCCGACCTCCTTCCCCGCCTCACGGGACGGTCCGTTAAAGGATGTCTTACGGCTTGCAGCCTAACAGCGCTCGCACCGGCACTTTCACCAGGTATCGACGGTGTGAGCGGTGCCACGCGCGCCTCGGGCCGCCTACTCCGATATGTCGCCTTTCGGCGAAAATATACGTAACTGACAGTAGCGTTAACCGCTTCCGTGTGCCACGCTGCATAGGCAGAGCAGCGAACCACGGGAGGGTCAATGGCGACCGATATCGCAACCGACGAGTCCACCGGCGAACTGAGCCGGATCACCACGTTCCGGCGGGACGGACTGGCGTTCCCGGTGCGCGACACCGGGCCGCTCGACGGCGAACCGGTACTGCTGCTGCACGGCTGGCCCCAGGATTCGCGCAGCTGGGCGCCGGTGGCCGCACTGCTGAACGCGGCCGGATACCGCACCTTCGCCCCCGACCAGCGCGGCGCGAGCCCGACCGCCGCACCGCGCCGCCGCAGGGCGTATCGAATGGACGAACTCGCCGCCGACGTCGAGGCGATGATCGACCAGATCGCACGGCCGACCCACGTCGTCGGCCACGACTGGGGCGCGGTGGCCGCGTGGGCGGCGGGCATCACCATGCGGGATCGCCTGGTCTCGGTCTCGGCGCTGTCCGTGCCACACCCCGGCGCGTTCATGCGCGCGATGCTGACCAGCAGGCAGGCGCTGGCGTCCTGGTACATGTACGTCTTCCAGCTGCCGCTGCTGCCCGAATTGCTGCTGCGCTCCGGGCTGTTTCCCCAACTGCTCCGGCGGACCGGGCAATCCGCCGAGGTCGCGGCACGCGACAGCGCGCGCATGCGCGACCGCGCGATCGCCCGCGGCGGCCTGAATTGGTATCGCGGCATGCTTTTCGGCTCGCCACGGATGCTGCGCGGCCACGTCACCGCGCCGGTGCTGCAGATCTGGAGTGACGAGGACAGCGCGGTCCTCGAGACCGGCCCCAAACTCTGCGAGCGTTACGTCGACGGGCCGTTCCGGTTCGAAGTCCTCGCGGGGGTGTCGCATTGGATTCCCGAGGAGGCGCCCGAACCGACGAGCCGGTTGCTCCTGGAACACTTCGCGACGTCCAGCGCGCGCTGATTCCACTGGGGCGCAACGGCACTGGCCAGTCCCACTATCCGGTGGTGGCGTCCAGCAAACAGCGCTCCAGCCCGTCCGCCAGATACGATTCGCTCGACGCGGCGACACCTACCGCCGCGACCTCGTCGAGACAGACCCGAGCACGGTCGGTCCCGCGCTTGAATCGTCCGTTCTGCGCGCCGCCCGCGATCCGCTGATCGATCTCGCTCTTCACGCAGTGCACGAATAAGTCCGTGCCCCAAGCGATCTCGCCCACTTGATGAACACATAAGCGCACCGAGGGATGAAAGATCTTGTCCGGCTCGACCGTTCCGGCTTCGGCCGCCGCGGCGGCGGCCAGCAGCATTCCGGTCAACGCGGCGGCGACGGCGAACGGAACAACCGAAAACTTGCGATCTGCGGGAGACATCCCGGGCTCCTTCACGGACGAGCATCCAGGCGCGGCGCCACGGCCGCACCACGATTCAGGGAGTGATACCGCATATTCGGCGCCACGACGGTTCCGGATGGGCGCAATCGTCGCTTTCGATACGAGCGACGTACGCCTGTCCGCATTGCGGATGGCACCCGCGTACCTCTCCGGTAGCCCCGAGATACACCGCTGAGGCGATGCCACGGACCCGCGCGGTGCTCGACACTGAGATCACCGCCGCACGTACGCGGCACAGCTGTCAGGTCGAGCGTGAGGAGCCGATGAATGACGCAGCAGGAGTGGCACGGGACCGTGGTGGAGAAGTCGCGCGGACTGCTGGACGGGTCGAATCTCTATCGCCGCCTCGTCGTCCGGCTCGACGACGGCAGCACCATCAAGGTGCGGGTGAATCGGTCGCTGTGGAATTCGCTCGAGCCGGGCGACGCGGTATCCAAGCGGGCCGGCGCCGACCCCACGAAGGGCTGATCACGGCGGCGCGCCAGCCCGACCGCCCCTGAGCCTTCCGTGACGGCGGCGAGAAACCGCTAGCACATATGTTCGATAGACGGTACTGTCGCAATCATGTCGACACCGTTGCAGGGATCACTGCTCGACGGGTTCGGTGACACCGAATTCGGGTCGCTGCGGCATGCCCGCCGCACGACACTGGACCGTGGCGCTTGGGTGGACGTGCTGCCGGGCTGGCTGTCCGGCGCCGACGCGCTGTTCGAGCGGCTCGCCGACGACGTGCCGTGGAAGGCCGAGCGCAGGCCGATGTACGACCGCGTCGTCGACGTGCCGCGACTGCTCAAGTTCTACGAGGAACACGAGCCGCTGCCCGATCCGGCCCTGGCCGACGCGCGCCGCGCCCTCACCGAGCACTACCGGCGTGAACTGGGCGAGCCGTTCCGCACGGCCGGGCTCTGCTACTACCGCGACGGCCAGGACAGCGTCGCCTGGCACGGCGATAACATCGGCCGGGGCGCCACCCACGACACCATGGTCGCCATCCTGTCCGTCGGCTCGCCCCGCGCCCTGCTGCTGCGACCGCGCGGCGGTGGCGAGAGCGTCCGCTACCAGCTGGGTCACGGCGACCTGCTCGTCATGGGCGGCTCCTGCCAGCGCACCTGGGAGCACTCGATCCCCAAGACCCGGCGCTCCGCGGGCCCGCGCATCAGCATCCAGTTCCGGCCGCGCGGGGTGCGGTAGCCGCTCGGCCCAGTCGGTGCGTGCCATCGCTCAGAAACCAGCGCCAGGTTCGGATCGTCGACCGCAGTGGCGATCAGGTTCGCGCAATTTTCCCCGCGGCCATCGGTTTTCCGCCGCGCAGGCGAGACAGCGTCCCATGGCGAGACCCTCGCGCCGCCCCCATCCGAACACGAAGGCCCCCTTGTGAGCTGAATGACGGTCGCGCCGCTTGACCTGATGTTATGTTCAGGTTGGAAGCTGATGTCCATGAACGCAAAGACTTTCGATGCACCGGTGCTCGCGGATACGAGCGTGGACCATCGCGACGACATGGCCGCCATCGAGCAGCTCATCGCCAGCGTGCAGACCGCCTACAACACCAACGACGCCGATCTGATGACCGAGGGCTTCACCGCGAACGCCGCCGTGGTCAACGCGGTGGGCACCTTGATGACCGGACGTGCCGACCTACTGGCCGCGAATCAGGCTGGGCTGGCCGGGTTCCTGAAGGACGAGTACGTGCGCTACGACGTCACCGACATCACCTTCCTGCGACCCGATGTCGCCATCGCGCACAAGGTGGCCCGCGCGACAACCGCCGAGGGGGAACTGATCGACACCGATCCCGCCATGATCGCCCTGTACGTACTGGTCAAGGAGAACGGCCGCTGGTGGACCGCCGCCCGGCAGAACACTCTGATCCCCAGTTGACCACAGCCGCACCGGCTTTGATCCCCGAATCCGTTGTGCATCCCGCGCACGGCAGGCATCCCGCTGACCCTCGCCACATCGATCTGGACCGGCCCGGTCAGCCGAGCGTCGACGCAGCGGTGACCGCTGCGTCGACAGGCCTGGCCGGTCCACACCGACCCGCCGGGTCGGCGAACCAGCCGGCCCCGGCAACGGCGGGTCAGCCCGTGATGCCGAAAGCGCCGGTCAGGCTTGATTTTCGGGGATTCGCGGCAGCCGGTTACGGCGGTAGGCGGCGGCGTGGGACCAGAGGGTGCGCTCGGCTTCCTCGGTGATCGGGCCGCGGTGGGCGGGACCGAGCAGGTCGGCGCGGGCGCGGCGGGCGGCGGTGACCTGGTTGCGGTACTGGCGGAAGATCTGGACCTCGCCGTTGCGCTCGGCCTCGTCGAGGTAGTGGTAGTCCATGCCCTGGTACGCGTAGGTGCCGAGGGTGGCGAGATTGCTTGCCATGGCTCGCAACCGATCGGGTGCGCCGAAGATCGTGATCAGCCCGCCGATGCGATCGACGCGCGACCACCCGGTCGGCTGCGCGCAGTAGTCGGCGCCGCGCTCGCCCAAGCTCATGACACGCCGAGCCGCGTCCGCGGCCACCGCCTCGGCCAGGCTGAACGTCTGCCAGCGCACGGTGCCTTCGGAGCGTTCGCGCCACGGCAGCCGGCGCCGCAGCGCCACCGCGGCGTCCTTGGTCAACACCGTCAGGTCCGAGGGCACCAGCACGATCGGGTCCGACGGTGCGCCGTCGAACGGGTTCGGGTCGAGGTGCGCCGGATCGAGCACGACCAGAGTCCCCGGCCGTCGCTGAAATGCCAGCCCCCACAGCAGCCGGGCGAGTACACGCGCGCCGCGCCAATCCGAGAGCACATGCCAGGTGTCGTGAAAACGATTGGTCGCGAAGCGGAAATCGCTGCCGGGACGCAGGCTGATGACGGTATACACCCGCCCGTCGAGCACCATGGTGCGTCGATGCAGCTCGAGCATCTCGTCGGTGGCCGAACCCGGTCGCGGCCGTTTGCGTTGCGCGGCCACGGTCACCTCCGGTCTCTGCCTCGCGTCCGGTCCAGGACACCACGAGCGGCGGGGCACGGCAACGGGTTTTCGGGCGGCCGCACCGCAGTTGCCGCTCGGCGCACCGCATCGCCCGTGCCGACACGGGAATC
This genomic interval carries:
- the carA gene encoding glutamine-hydrolyzing carbamoyl-phosphate synthase small subunit, yielding MTAQDAALVLEDGRVFRGSAYGAVGETLGEAVFCTAMTGYQETLTDPSYHRQIVVAAAPQIGNTGWNDEDDESGKIWVAGYVVRDPARRASNWRATTTLPEAMRRQDVVGIAGVDTRALVRHLRTRGSMKAGIFSGPALAGADELLARVTGQPSMLGADLAEEVSTDAVYTIEPTGERRFTVVAVDLGIKTNTPRMFAERGMRVHVVPSNAPLEQILDLNPDGVFLSNGPGDPATQDGAVALTKGVLERGLPLFGICFGNQILGRALGRKTYKMKFGHRGINIPVVEHETGRISITAQNHGFALEGEQGERFDTPFGKAEVSHVCANDGTVEGVRLVDGRAFSVQYHPEAAAGPHDAAYLFDRFAGLMAGGPAAQRKGI
- a CDS encoding transporter gives rise to the protein MERTLWVIGLLALFALCVWLMYRGWQNRATRQQDRIGELPTVPADLGAQVLEPTTGVYLGSTIAPSWQDRITVGDLGFRATAELTRFERGILLERDGATVIWIPQESITAVRTERGHAGKVMTKDGVLVVRWQLPTGTEIDTGFRGDDKSVYPAWTRGLPADRTSTTTGDDE
- a CDS encoding dihydroorotase; this translates as MSELLIRGARVYGEGEPVDVLVRDGVIAAIDADLAVRADVEIIEAAGQILLPGFVDLHTHLREPGREDTETIESGSAAAALGGYTAVFAMANTNPVADSVVVTDHVWRRGQEVGLVDVYPVGAVTVGLEGKQLAEMGTMAAGVGAVRMFSDDGHCVYDPLLMRRALEYANTLGVLIAQHAEEPRLTVGAIAHEGPTAARLGLAGWPRAAEESIVARDALLARDAGARVHICHASTAGTVELVKWAKAQGISITAEVTPHHLLLDDSRLETYDAVNKVNPPLREASDAAALRQALADGVLDCVATDHAPHAEQDKCCEFAAARPGMLGLETALSIIVQTMVEPGLLDWRGVARVMSERPAAIVGLDEHGRPIEVGEPANLTLVDPDATWTVRAKELASISNNTPFEDMTFPARVTTTLLRGRVTAREGKATPLGAAARAAGPEAVAQDQRGRPKAGR
- a CDS encoding aspartate carbamoyltransferase catalytic subunit → MRHLLTVTDLDRAGATALLDEAERFEQALLGREVHKLPTLRGRTVMTVFYENSTRTRVSFEVAGKWMSADVINVSASSSSVSKGESLRDTALTLHAAGADALIVRHPASGAAHQIARWMDAWAVQSGRTSGPAIINAGDGTHQHPTQALLDALTLRQRLGDIEGKRVVIVGDILHSRVARSNVFLLNTLGAEVVLVAPRTLLPVGVDTWPARIAHALDAELPGADAVLMLRVQAERMNGGFFPSAREYSINYGLSERRMALLDEHAVVLHPGPMLRGMEIASPVADSPKSAILQQVTNGVHMRMAVLFRLLVGTQEAIA
- the pyrR gene encoding bifunctional pyr operon transcriptional regulator/uracil phosphoribosyltransferase PyrR, producing the protein MAVPEDRAAESGAAETSQRHTPEWVGAGRELLSASDVSRTIARIAHQIIEKTALDAAAADAPRVVLIGIPTRGTSLAARLTDKIEEFSGVRPALGSLDITLYRDDLRTRPHRPLERTSVPEGGIEDTLVVLVDDVLFSGRTVRSALDGLRDLGRPRAVQLAVLIDRGHRELPIRADYVGKNVPTSRTEDISVLLTEHDGRDGVYLRQEVES
- a CDS encoding alpha/beta fold hydrolase; the protein is MATDIATDESTGELSRITTFRRDGLAFPVRDTGPLDGEPVLLLHGWPQDSRSWAPVAALLNAAGYRTFAPDQRGASPTAAPRRRRAYRMDELAADVEAMIDQIARPTHVVGHDWGAVAAWAAGITMRDRLVSVSALSVPHPGAFMRAMLTSRQALASWYMYVFQLPLLPELLLRSGLFPQLLRRTGQSAEVAARDSARMRDRAIARGGLNWYRGMLFGSPRMLRGHVTAPVLQIWSDEDSAVLETGPKLCERYVDGPFRFEVLAGVSHWIPEEAPEPTSRLLLEHFATSSAR
- a CDS encoding DUF7489 domain-containing protein; the protein is MTQQEWHGTVVEKSRGLLDGSNLYRRLVVRLDDGSTIKVRVNRSLWNSLEPGDAVSKRAGADPTKG
- a CDS encoding alpha-ketoglutarate-dependent dioxygenase AlkB, whose amino-acid sequence is MSTPLQGSLLDGFGDTEFGSLRHARRTTLDRGAWVDVLPGWLSGADALFERLADDVPWKAERRPMYDRVVDVPRLLKFYEEHEPLPDPALADARRALTEHYRRELGEPFRTAGLCYYRDGQDSVAWHGDNIGRGATHDTMVAILSVGSPRALLLRPRGGGESVRYQLGHGDLLVMGGSCQRTWEHSIPKTRRSAGPRISIQFRPRGVR
- a CDS encoding SgcJ/EcaC family oxidoreductase; its protein translation is MNAKTFDAPVLADTSVDHRDDMAAIEQLIASVQTAYNTNDADLMTEGFTANAAVVNAVGTLMTGRADLLAANQAGLAGFLKDEYVRYDVTDITFLRPDVAIAHKVARATTAEGELIDTDPAMIALYVLVKENGRWWTAARQNTLIPS